A DNA window from Mycolicibacter terrae contains the following coding sequences:
- a CDS encoding wax ester/triacylglycerol synthase family O-acyltransferase — protein sequence MGDLVDAAGLPTELGAVDYLLHRGEANPRTRSGIMGLELLDTTPDWDRFRSLFENVSRRVLRLRQKVVVPTLPTAAPRWVVDPDFNLDFHVRRLRVPEPGGLREVLDLAEVSLQSPLDIQRPLWAATLVEGLAGGRAATLLHLSHAVTDGVGGAAMFGQIYDLERDPPARSMPPQPVPQDLSSNDLMRDGINHLPAALLGGTRDALVGMLSMATRTVRDPLSAVAGVIGYARSGARVMSQAAEPSPLLRRRSLSSRTQALDIRLSDLHRAAKAGGGSINDAYLAALSGALGRYHRALGVPIATLPMAIPVNLRAEADPAGGNRFTGVNLAAPVGVADPVERMKRIRAQMTQRREEPAMDVIGSIAPLLSVVPSPVLEKMTETVVGADVQASNVAFYPGDTYIAGAKVLRHYGIGPLPGVAMMVVLISRGGECTITARYDRAAVRDEKLFGTCLVQGFDEVLALAGDPAPRCVAASFDPGPQS from the coding sequence GTGGGTGACCTGGTCGACGCCGCGGGCCTGCCCACCGAACTCGGCGCCGTCGATTACCTGTTGCACCGCGGTGAGGCCAATCCGCGCACCCGTTCGGGGATCATGGGCTTGGAGCTGCTCGACACCACCCCGGACTGGGATCGGTTCCGGAGCCTGTTCGAGAACGTCTCGCGGCGGGTGCTGCGGCTGCGCCAGAAGGTGGTGGTCCCCACGCTGCCGACCGCGGCGCCGCGCTGGGTGGTCGACCCCGACTTCAATCTGGACTTCCACGTGCGGCGGCTTCGGGTTCCCGAGCCCGGCGGGCTGCGCGAGGTGCTCGACCTGGCCGAGGTGAGCCTGCAGTCGCCGCTGGACATTCAGCGCCCGCTGTGGGCGGCGACGCTGGTGGAGGGGCTGGCCGGGGGGCGGGCCGCCACCTTGCTGCACCTGAGCCACGCGGTCACCGACGGCGTCGGCGGCGCCGCGATGTTCGGGCAGATCTACGACCTGGAACGCGACCCGCCGGCGCGGTCGATGCCGCCGCAACCGGTGCCCCAGGACCTGTCGTCGAACGACCTGATGCGCGACGGCATCAACCACCTTCCGGCCGCGCTGCTCGGCGGCACCCGCGATGCGCTGGTCGGGATGCTGTCGATGGCGACCCGCACGGTGCGCGACCCGTTGTCGGCGGTGGCCGGGGTGATCGGCTACGCCCGGTCGGGGGCGCGGGTGATGAGCCAGGCGGCCGAACCCTCGCCGCTGCTGCGGCGGCGCAGCCTTTCCAGCCGCACCCAGGCGCTCGACATCCGGCTGTCGGATCTGCACCGGGCCGCCAAGGCCGGCGGCGGGTCGATCAACGACGCCTACCTGGCCGCGCTGTCCGGGGCGCTGGGGCGTTATCACCGGGCGCTGGGTGTGCCGATCGCGACCCTGCCGATGGCGATTCCGGTGAACCTGCGCGCCGAGGCCGATCCGGCCGGCGGTAACCGGTTCACCGGGGTGAACCTGGCCGCTCCGGTCGGCGTCGCCGACCCGGTGGAGCGGATGAAGCGGATCCGGGCCCAGATGACGCAGCGCCGTGAAGAGCCCGCGATGGATGTGATCGGTTCCATCGCGCCGCTGCTGAGCGTTGTCCCGAGTCCGGTCCTGGAGAAGATGACCGAAACCGTCGTCGGGGCCGACGTGCAGGCCAGCAACGTGGCGTTCTACCCCGGTGACACCTACATCGCCGGCGCGAAAGTGCTGCGGCACTACGGAATCGGCCCGCTTCCCGGCGTGGCGATGATGGTGGTGTTGATCTCGCGCGGCGGTGAGTGCACCATCACGGCCCGCTACGACCGGGCCGCGGTGCGCGACGAGAAGCTGTTCGGCACCTGCCTGGTGCAGGGATTCGACGAGGTGTTGGCGCTCGCCGGTGACCCGGCGCCGCGCTGTGTGGCGGCGTCCTTCGATCCGGGTCCGCAATCATGA
- a CDS encoding enoyl-CoA hydratase: MTPTDLVLFSVTDRVALITVNDPDRRNAVTATMSAQLRAAVERAEADSGVHAVIVTGAGRAFCAGADLSALGAATEDGLLALYDGFMAVAQCALPTIAAVNGAAVGAGLNLALAADLRIAGQAALFDARFQQLGLHPGGGATWMLHRAVGPQVARAALLFGMRFDAEAALRHGLALQVADDPVAAAMTLAAGPASAPRDVVLATKATMRTTASPGAVEGEQHEFAKRTELGPQAATVESPEFASRLAAARRR, encoded by the coding sequence ATGACACCTACTGACCTCGTCCTGTTCAGCGTCACTGACCGGGTAGCGCTGATCACCGTCAACGATCCCGACCGCCGCAACGCGGTCACCGCCACGATGTCGGCGCAACTGCGGGCTGCCGTGGAGCGGGCCGAAGCCGACTCCGGCGTGCACGCGGTGATCGTCACCGGCGCGGGCCGGGCGTTCTGCGCCGGCGCCGACCTCTCGGCCCTCGGCGCCGCCACCGAGGACGGACTGTTGGCGCTCTACGACGGATTCATGGCGGTCGCGCAGTGTGCGCTGCCCACCATCGCCGCGGTCAACGGCGCCGCCGTGGGTGCCGGGTTGAACCTGGCATTGGCGGCCGACCTGCGGATCGCCGGCCAAGCGGCTTTGTTCGACGCCCGGTTCCAGCAACTGGGTCTGCACCCCGGCGGGGGCGCCACCTGGATGCTGCACCGGGCGGTCGGGCCCCAGGTGGCCCGGGCCGCGCTGCTGTTCGGCATGCGTTTCGACGCCGAGGCCGCGCTGCGTCACGGGTTGGCTCTGCAGGTCGCCGACGATCCGGTCGCCGCGGCCATGACGCTGGCCGCCGGGCCCGCGTCGGCACCGCGAGACGTCGTGTTGGCCACCAAGGCCACGATGCGCACGACTGCCAGTCCGGGCGCGGTCGAAGGCGAGCAACACGAGTTCGCCAAGCGCACCGAGCTGGGCCCACAGGCGGCGACCGTCGAGTCACCGGAGTTCGCGTCGCGGCTGGCCGCAGCGCGGCGCAGATAA